A single Chaetodon trifascialis isolate fChaTrf1 chromosome 18, fChaTrf1.hap1, whole genome shotgun sequence DNA region contains:
- the aoc1 gene encoding diamine oxidase [copper-containing], with translation MKLLCLLQLLCLAGCSASRSREWAHHGAPMFADLTVREMKAVRAYLHGIPEMGLTDARSKTMKKNSILLIELHLPRKHEALRALDRGQAKPPREACVIVQFGKQTKPNITEYIVSPLPSPKSHRVKTFKGDRPIQFESRPITAVEYSHINDMLDKITTKVHKLLFETTGGFSFTNCTDRCLTFSDIAPRGEGPGERRTWFMLQKFVEGFFLHPIGFEILINHRDLDPEKWTVEKIWYNSMYFDSVEELVEKYESGGVEKVKLPDHDDNDFFSSYIPRGQSNTPTNIHGPKLVEPQGHRYHLDRNFVEYAGWSFAYRVRSSAGLQVFDLRFNGERIAYEISLQEAIAFYAGDTPAAMQTKYIDAGWAMGTSNFELASGIDCPEIATFVDLYHYFDTDKPVRYKNALCIFEMTTAIPLRRHFDSDYQGGYNFYGGLENTVLVLRTTSTVYNYDYIWDFLFYQNGVVEVKVSATGYIHATFFTPNGLHYGTKVYNYVLGNLHTHLIHYKVDLDIAGRENSFETMDLKLVNFTNPWSPKNFVVQSKIHRTEHKNERSAAFRFGKKFPRYVHFNNPNEKNKWGHQKSYRIQFNSHAHSVLPRGWREENGISWSRYPLAVTRHKDSEATSSSIYAQNDPWKPVVSFEDYIRNDEDIVNQDLVAWVTVGFLHVPHSEDIPNTATPGNAVGFFLRPFNFFDEDPSLASRSTVIIRPAKDGKLKVQRWTPEVVGHCVTDKPFLYNGTYAGV, from the exons ATGAagcttctctgtctgctgcagctgctctgcttgGCTGGTTGCAGTGCTTCTAGATCAAGAGAGTGGGCTCATCATGGTGCCCCCATGTTTGCCGACCTCACAGTGCGTGAGATGAAAGCCGTCCGGGCCTACCTGCATGGTATTCCAGAGATGGGGCTCACTGATGCTCGTAGTAAGACTATGAAGAAGAACAGCATCCTTCTGATAGAACTCCATTTGCCAAGGAAGCATGAAGCCTTGAGAGCTCTGGACCGTGGACAGGCCAAACCCCCACGTGAAGCCTGTGTGATCGTCCAGTTCGGAAAGCAGACCAAGCCCAACATCACTGAGTACATTGTGAGTCCTCTGCCATCCCCAAAGTCCCACAGAGTCAAGACATTCAAGGGGGATAGGCCTATCCAGTTTGAATCAAGGCCTATTACTGCTGTAGAGTACTCCCATATTAATGACATGCTCGACAAGATCACAACTAAAGTTCACAAGCTCCTGTTTGAGACCACAGGAGGGTTTTCCTTCACTAACTGCACTGACCGCTGCCTGACATTCTCAGACATAGCCCCCCGTGGGGAGGGTCCAGGTGAGAGGAGGACCTGGTTCATGTTGCAGAAGTTTGTGGAAGGTTTTTTCCTCCACCCAATTGGGTTTGAGATATTGATCAACCACCGGGACCTGGATCCAGAGAAGTGGACTGTGGAGAAGATCTGGTACAACAGCATGTACTTCGACAGTGTTGAGGAACTGGTAGAAAAATATGAATCAGGAGGAGTGGAGAAGGTCAAACTGCCGGATCATGATGACAACGACTTCTTCTCCTCTTATATCCCCCGTGGTCAGAGCAACACCCCCACTAATATCCATGGGCCAAAGCTTGTGGAACCCCAGGGACATCGCTATCATCTTGATCGCAATTTTGTCGAATATGCTGGATGGTCCTTTGCCTATCGAGTCCGCTCATCAGCTGGTCTTCAAGTCTTTGACCTCCGCTTCAATGGAGAAAGGATTGCCTATGAGATCAGCCTCCAAGAAGCTATTGCTTTCTATGCAGGTGATACTCCTGCGGCCATGCAAACAAAGTATATTGATGCAGGCTGGGCAATGGGCACCTCAAACTTTGAGCTGGCATCTGGAATCGACTGTCCAGAAATTGCCACCTTTGTTGACCTCTACCACTACTTTGATACAGACAAACCTGTGCGCTACAAAAACGCACTCTGTATTTTTGAGATGACCACTGCTATCCCTCTGAGAAGACATTTCGACTCTGACTATCAGGGGGGATACAACTTCTATGGAGggttggaaaacactgtgctgGTGTTGCGGACGACATCAACAGTTTACAACTATGATTACATCTGGGACTTCCTCTTCTACCAGAATGGGGTGGTGGAGGTGAAGGTCAGTGCTACTGGATACATCCATGCTACTTTCTTTACACCTAATGGACTTCACTATGGTACCAAGGTGTACAACTATGTGCTGGgtaacctgcacacacacctcatccaTTATAAAGTGGACCTGGATATTGCTG GTCGAGAGAACAGCTTTGAGACGATGGATCTGAAATTAGTCAACTTCACAAATCCCTGGAGCCCGAAGAATTTCGTTGTCCAGTCCAAAATACACAGGACAGAGCACAAGAACGAGCGATCTGCTGCTTTCCGCTTTGGCAAAAAATTCCCCCGCTATGTCCACTTTAACAACCccaatgagaaaaataaatgggGGCACCAGAAGAGTTACCGTATTCAGTTTAACTCACATGCCCACAGTGTCCTTCCAAGAGGCTGGAGAGAGGAAAATGGCATCAGTTGGTCAAG gtatCCTCTGGCTGTGACTCGTCATAAAGATAGTGaagccaccagcagcagcatttaCGCCCAGAATGACCCCTGGAAACCTGTTGTGTCATTTGAGGACTACATCCGCAATGATGAAGACATAGTCAACCAG GACCTGGTGGCCTGGGTGACAGTGGGCTTCCTGCATGTGCCTCACTCAGAAGACATCCCCAACACGGCAACACCAGGCAACGCAGTGGGCTTCTTCCTCCGACCCTTCAACTTCTTTGATGAAGACCCATCATTGGCATCCAGAAGCACCGTCATCATCCGGCCAGCCAAGGATGGCAAGCTCAAGGTCCAGAGATGGACACCTGAAGTCGTCGGTCACTGTGTGACAGACAAGCCATTCCTTTACAATGGCACTTATGCAGGAGTCTAG